The sequence below is a genomic window from Oreochromis niloticus isolate F11D_XX linkage group LG3, O_niloticus_UMD_NMBU, whole genome shotgun sequence.
TGTGTTGTTGCTGCGGCCTGTTCATCTCTTGCTTATCACCTCTATTTCCTGCCTAAAAGGAAAACAATCCCTGATGTTACAGCTGGCGTTTTAAGGACTGTGATCCACGTCCAGTGAGAGGACTCTGACGGCCGTAGAACTGGTGAACACAAACGaacattaaaattatatttcaaaattaaaacatattaCAATATTCAAttcacaaattttttttttttttaaacataccaCTTTGGCCTGCAAGTGGAAAAACTGGTGTATTTGGAAACTTAGTACTTCTAATTTCTTTCTTAGCTTGATATTCATGAGGTTAGACCGTTGCAATGACCAGCTTCTCTGACTTTGAGCTAAACCAGAAGTGATCTCTGCCCTTACCTCAAAGTTACTAAATTTGCGAAAAAAATTTACAATATACTAATCCTTCACACAATTACACAATTAGGAAAATGTTAGGAATGCATTTCAACAGCTGttacagtatttaaaagtagaaagggagggagagccttcagttttcagacccctcttctatggaaccagctggATGATGCCAGCACTCAGCTCATCGCATCTCTAAATGGTTACTGGAAGCCAGGGCGAGATTACACTGACCGTGTGGTCGTAGGACGCGATTCTTTAATCTTAACAAATGCTAACTTCAATGACAACGGACATTATGAGTTTACCTGCAACAGGAAACACTTGGAAGCTTACAAGCTGGAGGTATTTGTGCCCTCTGAAGTTGCTGTATCCGAGGGTGGGGATGCCATCCTCCCGTGTCGCTCTGTCACAGCGGGCCAGTCGGTGAAGTCTGCGCGCTGGAGGAGAAACGGGGAAGTACTGCTGGAGCTGAATGGTCGGACAGGGGGAATCACATACGGGAATCACTTTAACAGAAGCCGGGTATCGATACCATCTGACTGGGACCGACGGGCAGACCTGTCCCTCACCATAAAGGGAGCTCAGCAACAAGACGGAGGAGTTTATTACTGTGATGTAGAGAAGGCCGAGAAACACCGCTCTGCTGTGCGCCTGCGAGTGTGCAAACCACCGGTAAGTGCACCACACCCTGCTTTATCTGGCAAACTGATTGATTTACAGCAGAAAGGCTTTAAATACAACACCTGCATTTGATGCCTTGCCAGTCAG
It includes:
- the LOC112845462 gene encoding uncharacterized protein LOC112845462, whose amino-acid sequence is MGPFQTTAADLLGKLDDASTQLIASLNGYWKPGRDYTDRVVVGRDSLILTNANFNDNGHYEFTCNRKHLEAYKLEVFVPSEVAVSEGGDAILPCRSVTAGQSVKSARWRRNGEVLLELNGRTGGITYGNHFNRSRVSIPSDWDRRADLSLTIKGAQQQDGGVYYCDVEKAEKHRSAVRLRVCKPPESYHWIWITIIITAAVTSVIGFTLKFFWGWREKTKGVHA